One Primulina eburnea isolate SZY01 chromosome 4, ASM2296580v1, whole genome shotgun sequence genomic window, CTCATAAAACCCTTGCCAACAGGCGTCTATTATTGAATTGATCCGATACACTGATAAGGGATGTATGGATTCTCGAGAGGTAACGGAGGCGTGCGAAGGTTTCTACCATCcaactcttgaaacatgaataatatagTAGAACATGAAcgtaacgatggtatttctcttttatcttatggattgacatttaaatagtatctctgtctttGTACCTATATtttatcgatataaatcgattactctgttgggatataagctaatggtcgttgatcaactaattgcatgcaatctcttaCTATCTCTTTATCAATCTAATAAATCAAATTGAACTATCTCTTtggcattaaatcaaacactttgaatactctattcttttgtatttctttttacacaattgagacatacaattgcctctaatatacaataaagtatatcaatacataatatgaatcaatggaagggaatagcatgtaaaaccattgaaatacaatatatatactTTCATGTAAGCACAAgggaatgaattccacttacaacacttGGAGCACTTGATTCTAATCTCTGGTACaaaacctacaacaataaaccatgtattgcaccatcaacaacccaataatcaaacaaccataccataaaatccataaaaccaacacaataATGAATCccataatttctccaacaccATAATCCAAGAATAATCAAacccacaagcttaccttagctccttgaatCCACAATGATCTTGTTTTCACTACAAATACCCAACAAGATGCTTGAATCAAAGgaaggaaagaaagaaataaGAACCCTAACCTCCCCTTAGAAGTGAAGAACCTAGAAGAATGAAGAAGAATGAGGgaaataagaaaaaaatgaaGTCTCCACCGAATTTATACATTAAAACACCAAAAACACGATTTTAAAAATCGCTGGCCACCCGGGCGAACATATTTTTCAGCCCGAGCGCGGAACTCTCGGCCAAAATACACTATTTTCGAACATGgcccgcccgggcggacatttaTTCCCGCTCGGGCGCGCTCTGCGCGCAGCCACTTCAAAGATCGCTttcgaaacgcctcttcccttcagaattaggaaaagtggtaaacaggaaagttgtagctctatgtcttggcttgcatctccaattgacctcatgtcatttgaaggtctgagtaaaactttatgctaaatctcccaacatgtgtcactggaggaacgacgaaacAAACGGCACACTTCGGGGTACTTTTGGcttatcttccacaatgatttgaacaaaacccaaaacaagaaagttatagccttatgtcttatctttctaatggaagtggcctcacctcatttggatcaatatataaattatcatgaatttaatcgtaacgccgctacaataaaaCTACACATCAAGTATagccaacaatactataaaccataaatcacaactcttaacatcaaaactatacttaaacttaaccaaatagtcaacaaacatatgaaatcttaaaccgtaccgttcaccaagcttggatattacaCTATCCCTAATGTACATCTTACTCTCTGGTCATAGATTTCATGCATTACTATTTCGTTAGATCACAGAgaatatccacacccgtaggtaaGCAGTGAActctcgactacaatgcactggctcttaCACATATCTCAATTGCACCTAACCTCGCCACCTTGTGACCCTCGCGGAGTCGGAAAACGAGTCAGAGCACAATCCAATatgtagagcctcagtgttgtctcgggtcgtaaggactaatgatgttATAACCACAGACGATTAAGGACAACCACTTGGAAAATccgatggagggttgttcaataCAATCATCATATGATTATCATTTGCATGATCAGATATCTCTTTGTCTTTATCATGAAacacagtacacaacatcacaaatgctagtctcaaactcagatgacctttatccttgtttttaggcggctgaatcaactatgaacgaatttagaattTCAAGATCGAGgtgcgattcatttgtattaaagtataatcaaaatctttatctatgtcgattgcatgagtatacagataaagtaaaacgAAACCatgaaatataaattatattaaaataaagattgtttattatgACTGAGTTAACAATTTTtttagccaaccgttggcttacagaccatctactctaacagataTATAGTAAAAGATTTAaataaactatttttaatataataacatgttataaatttattttgttaGACTCCTGTGTAAACTTTATTCAAGCATAAATTTTGTCCTCGGTACGTCTGGAAAAACCCATGAATGGGGGATACCTATTTGCAtcagtttgcaaacttgaaaaaCAGATTAAATTTAGTAATTAAGAAATCTACTGACTAACACGGTAAGACAAACTCGCTAAAAATGTGATTATTAATATAGATTAGATATTAAATATTACAAATCTTCGTCTTCTAAGTTTGATTGAACGTAAAAtagtattattaatatatttgtGATAATACCAAACCAAATAATGCGTAGATATAATAAACAAACTTAAGACAAATGTATAAATTTAAGTTCTCAAAagcaaaatatcaaaataatagTTATTGATAGTTTCGTGCTATTactacacacaaaaaaaaagTCGGTTTATCTTTCATCATTATTAGTAATTCTTCACATATCTCAACATTATAAGATTACGTGGGTTTTTAACATTTTAATGGAAATTGATATCATAAGTTGATAATCAAACGATTAAAATTTCACCAGGTATATCATATAATTATGTTACTCTAATTCAATCTCCTCATTTCAACCAACTCTTCTTTTTAGTCATTCGAAGCAAACTCATTTGGCTGGGTTTATTTTGAAGTACTGAACGAAGTCAAAGTCTTTTGGAAAGAATTTCAGATTGTTCGAATTCAATTTAGAAGTTTTGGAAAGAATTTCAGATTGTTCGAATTCAATTTAGAAGTTTTAATAATTTACTTTATTAAAtaacatataaaatattttataaaatatgttGGAACTAAAAAGTAACGAGCAATTAAACGTGCTTGATAGGGTCAATTAtggattaaatttttttatattaaagtttgtacTTTAATAAAAAGTAACGCTTTAATGGATAAGTGATGTCTTGCGATATGAGGACTATAGATAATATCTATCGTTATCttataatatttttgttttgaCACATCataaaaaaagaaattacaCTTGTATCTTTACACATTAAATACGTTAAATCTCAATagccaaaattttaattttctgcTTAACTTAATAGATAACTTTCAACACATAATTATTTACATATAAactcatataaataaaattgatacAAAAACtttctatgagaagcatcaacACTAACTTTCACCGCCGAATCCATCGTAAGTGGCGTTGCTTGGTGCACATAGTTGGAGAATAAATAATCacatttcttttaaatattatcTTATACTATATATTAAGTTCAACACCGTTGGTATAAAACAAACGAGTAAAAATTAATTTGGTATATGAACTATAAATCAAATGTCAAATTGGTACACCAACTTTTGCTAATAGTTAAATTGGTACGTGATCATCGGAAATCTAGTCAATTTATGATGACTAAAAGGGTGTAGTAGTCTTTTGATAGATAAAGATTAATTAAGCTAATAAATTTTATCCTATTTTATTCTTATTTCTAAACCCTTTCTTCCACTGTACTTTTTCACCATAAAAAAGTCCTTCTGCTTCCACGATACGCATTTCATTTTCCCCTCAATATGTTGAAAATCGATTGTCTCCACACAAGGTAGTCTCTCTCCTTCTTATGTTTTTGTCATTCCTTCTCATTGTagtgatttttttttgtaatgatATGCTTTGCTTGAAAGGTGTTCGATAGAAAGTTTAAACTAGTTTGGGTTATTAAAAACGCTTAATAGAAATTGTATTTGACTGGTTTGTGTTTTATTCTAatgtatatttatatgtttCTTTTAAATAAACAGCTCATGATGAAGATGATTTTGCACCACTGTGATGAACAAATTGCTTTAAAGGATGTGCCAAGCCTTCAAAATTATGATTTGTCAATGTTGGTACATGATTCTATAATAGCAATATTTGGTGCAGATATAGGTCAAATTGGTGATTTGACTGGATTAATTGGATTGGATGGCATTGCACCACGTGCTAAAGAAAGCTTCCATTTGAACTGTgataaagattttaaaaatctttttatGGCATATGAAGTATTTGGTGATGCGTCATTACATCTACGAGTGCGCTTATTGCACAATACTTTTGAAGACCATGATCAACCAAACTATGTTGAAGTTTGTGTGCAACATGAACTCATGAATGCTGATTTTAAAAATGATGAACTCACAGTTGATGTTGTAGAAATAGAGGAAGAGTTATGTTGTTGGAGTGACAATAGTGTTAGTAATGAAACAAATGAGAAAAGATTAATTGATACAGAGAAGAAATTTGAAAGTGAAGGTGATGAAGATGATTCAGATTACAATTCTGATTGTGACCGATTTTTGAGTAGTGATGATGAAGTTGAAACCTTGATGGCAAAACTAAGTGATAAAATGCATGGAGATGTCtttgaaactgagaaaaatggAATTATAGAATTTGAGGTTGGTCAGATTTTTAAGGATGTGGAACATTTTAAGAGTGTTTTAGAGGATTACAAAGTCCAGGAGGGTTTTAGAATGAAGAGGATTCATAATACAAGAAATATGCAAACAGCAAAGTGCAAAACCGATGGTTGCCCTTGGAGGATCCATGCATCAAAGTGGATTGATGGAgtaacttttaaaattaaaacttaTGGTGGCCCACACACTTGTGTTATGCAATGCAGAGATAAAAGTGCAACATCCAAGTGGATAGCTAAAAAATATGAGAAACAATTGAAATCTGCTCAAGGAATGACAGTTGGGGATTTGGGATCTGCTCTTATTGATGATTATGGTGTTCATGTTGATGTCTGTAAACTTCATAGAGCGCGAAAAAAGGTGACCAAAAAGTATATGGGTGATCATGAGGTTAGTTATAACAAACTTCCCaaatatgctaaatttttgagaAAATATAATTCGGGCGTAACCTGTAAAATATTGTGTGAAGGATTAGATTTGTGCAATCCAAATTGTAATCccatattcaagagattttttGTTAGTTTTGTTGCTCAAAGAGAGGGGTTTGTGAATGGATGTAGGCCCTTCATTGGGGTAGACGGTTGTGTCTTAAAAAATCCTTTTGGAGGACAACTTTTGTGTGCAGTAACACTTGATGCAAATTCTAGTATTTTTCCAATTGCAGTGATGATTTCTGAGGGAGAAAATCAGGATAGTTGGGAATACTTTCTTGACTGCTTACATTGGCATTTAGGAGATGAGAGATACTTAACCTTCATGAGTGATAGACAAAAAGGTCTCATAAATGCCATTAAGAAAATTTATCCTAATGCTAAGCATAGATATTGTGCTTGGCATAGGTATAATAATTTCAAAAGCTTATTTCCTGGACCAAAGTTTAGGAATAAATTTTGGGCAGCAGTGAAGGCTACTAATGTGTTTGACTTCAAGGATATTATGGATGAGATTAAGCAAGAAAATACAGCAGCATGGAATTGGTTGATGCAAGAAGAACCTTTTTCATTGGTCAAGACATGCTTTTGACATACATGTTAAGAATGACCATGTGACAAATAATATGTCTGAGTCATTTAACAGTGAGTTAAGGGTGATGAGACAAAAACCGGTCCTTACATTATTGGAGCATATAAGAAGAAAACTAATGAAAAGATTTTGTGAAAGACAACAAAATGCTATGACTTGGAACTCGATTGTGCCCAAAAGTTGAAAGCAAATTAAGCAGAAACTTTCGAGAAAGTAGACAATTGCATGGATTTGAATCATCTGAGCACTTATTTGAAATTAGTGATGGCAAATGGTTTGTTGTGAATTTGAATTCAAAGACTTGTGAATGTGGAGAGTGGCAGATTAGTGGAGTTCCATGCAAGCATGCAATTTTTTGTATCAATCATATAAGAGATGATCCTATGAAATATGTTGATAATTTTTTAACAAAAGCTGCCTATTTGAGGACATATGAGAGCAATATCAATGCTATTCCTGATGAATCTATGTGGGAGGATGAGAATTATCCTAAGATgatcgtgagaaagaaagaaagcAAACGTGGTAGGCCAAAGTTAAAAAGAATAAAAGGAGCAGATGAATCACTTACTGGGAAAAAAAGTCAGAGATTTGTTCATTCGAGTTGTAGCATATGCAAAGAACTTGGACACAACAAAGCCACATGTCCTCGCAATCCTGGGAATTTTGGtaaaaaattgaagaaaaagaagaaaggtAATATAATTTGTattagtttatattattttggacactgaaatatttattattgATCTTATAGAGAATGTAAAATTAATTAGTGTTTGTTGTAATATAGttgtttaaatttaaaatttcttattcATGATGTTTTTTTAAATGTCAAATTTTTGTTGTTAAATAATCTTCATTTCCTCACcttttttttgtaattatttGACAGGAGATGTGCAAGAATCTCATCAAAATTGAGCATGATGGTAGAGTTTCAATCTTTTGGAAATGCAAGGATAGCTTTTgtattaaaaattaaactatGATTCACGATGATATTTAATATGTTTTGGAAATGACTTTTTTTGGTAGATTGTTTTGGAAAtgataatatgatattttttttgtatttttgttcaaAGTTTCAATGATATATAAGGTGATtaactttcaaaattttatttattactcATGTACTTTGTTGTGCTTAAATAATCTACGTTGTTAGTTAAATAGCACGGGACACAATCTATCGTGGTTTGATTGATATTGTTTAGATGGGTTcgttatattaaataaaatttgaaattaatttttagtCAAGAATTtgttaaaatatcatattcaaTAAATGGTTATGTAACTAAAAtattacctttttttttttttttatcacaaccactatttatttgaaaatgttttcaaaattattaatgAGAAAATTACGTatacataaatcaaaattttagctaaatatataatttattttctatattatcaatttatttatttaaaattatttacatattgAATGcagtaatataatatatataattattttgttgTAAAGGATATAACCTatcttatataataaatataatatacaaatattgtggggacccggacgctaatcaagttcttaatcatcattgggactaattaatcatttatcaaacagggtctaaaatttttttctttttaaactgcggaacgtagtgaaatcaaactaatatacaactcagtataaaataaagtacatgtcctgtaccgtctacaaaccagtaaaactaaggttcaacatctatatATCAAGTGTCACAACCTATATACATCAAAgcccgaagtctccactctatcacgatctctcctcatctcctggaccctgatcttgtctcacctgttgtcatgtacacatacaaacaagacaacagccggataactccggtgagaattaatcccattataaatcaacgaaacatgcaatcatataaacaaatataaagcatgtaatcaggtaacagatatatgtatcaaaatctgaaacataaccaatcatagactgtcgacaatgctcataactctatcattcagactagactcaatcctagtctagggatcccggtttccaaatgtggtgttcctatatcgaattccgtaatagaaggaactatgatcctattactcgatataaccaaatatgatgttcctatatcgaattccgtaatagaagaattccaatcctatttactcgatataaccaacatccggtgtcctgacctaaccgtcatggactgtagctctatcgctaatatcccatcttgagacatcgtgcaatgtgcccgtgacgatcccgccactgtcaggcacttccgtcccaagatgcctacactatcctgtgacatcgtgcaatgtgcccgtggcgatcccaccactatcaggcacttctgtcacaagattactcgtctgatactcgctatctataaatcaagaagACAAGTATATCAgtccaatcaatgcaaatatcaatgcaataaagtaaagtatgtgatttagggaaactcaagtcgatctcccagtaccacattgacttatacctttcttttgtcggtttctggctcagtcgaagtcctgaattcacagtctgtctggcaatgacaatatcaataaactcatgtcaatatacctttcaaatcaataacaatctgatcaatcttgatttaactcaaaatcaacagcacaacggtacaatttcaatatccccgttaATACAACATCCTCAaatcacagttacaatctataacccatatccaatacaatccgtaatccaatcacaattcaaatctgtctggtataaatcaatataccctaaaaattcataacaattccataatcagtccgtttcttaatctgacttcgattatacgatgtctaacatgtcaagaacaacatatatgagttccattcaattctgacaatatcataattctaaaacatgtcaaaacgtagttaacttacgtccagttgtagcctacgtcgataggaactcaataccgaagtcggattcaaaatcagacggacggatttctcgtaaaaggcgtaaggattttcagcaAATTCCCTCataccttttctcgatttcttgtGTTAAATTCTGAAGGAACAAATGGCTATCATACATATGTATACCATGCATGAATTCGACGAGgtggcacaatttccgcaaaacacgtatcaccgcgggtgcggtagcttcaagaccgcgggtgcgctcatgcttcggcagcactttcattttctgaaattcgacgaccgcgggtgcggtcttgtttgcaccgcgggtgcggtcttgtttcttaccgcgggtgcggtcttgcttcaaataaaatttcctactctactggacatcgaccgcgggtgcggtctaaccatgagcgcgggtgcggtgttgcttcggcaacacattctaaaattcaaataaatgaccgcagattatcttaaatcgtgtctcagttggccaTTTCGTAATCACGtcaaattataagtcaataatccttgattaacagtgattaattttcgggcattacaaatattcctaattaaaaaagaaagaaataaatttgtattttttttgtaataaaTGGCAAATTGGACATTTTAGTTAAATGTCATCGGAAATTGGCCGGAATCCCGCGGATATATAccaataaaatcattaataaaAGTTCATGTACCAATTTGACATTTATTCAATAGTTCATATACCTAATTACTTTTTACTCTAAAACAAATGTCTCCTACTCTCATTAATAAACGTGCCCAATTGGTATTAAATTTGTATAATACTGACTATATGTACACAAAGTGTACACATGTCCACTATAAGTACATAACATCACATCTATACATAAAGAACATAATAAATTTGATTTTGCCAAAATATACTTGCTAGCTCATGCTCCCAACTCTTAATTCTTCCTTCTTTTGTCTACGTTCTAAATATGATCACACTGCTAATTATTAGGCATCTATCTGAAAAAAAAGGTCGGGTCGCCAAATAAGTGTTTTTTTCTTTGACTAGAAATATTTAGGACGAGAAATTCATTAATTGCAAATATTTTATTGTAGCCAAAGAAACATGAAATCGTCACCGACAAGGTCCCCATTATATTGCACAGATTTACAACTTATTCACAGAGTTATCTTTATAGAAGTTGTTAACAGCACTAGTAGTCATCTCCCAACCATAAATATCGAATTTTATGCCAGTCCACATCAAGCTTCGACGAAGTGGGAGTGGTCGTTTTGGTTTTAGTAGCACCACCTATAATGGAAACAAGAACCTGAAGTAGAATGGCCATCACCAGAACCACCAACAGAACCCGGCGCGCAAATAACAAAGACTTGTTATACATCTGCAACTCACTCGGCATAAAACATAAGCTCAGTACTTTGCACAGCAAATGTGATACTAACTAGAGAAGACACATGAGAGCATCATCAAATGCAGCTATAGGTATGTACTGTATTTAGGGAAAAATCAACCAAACCTTGCTCATGTACAGATCATTGCCAGGAAGATTTCTATCGGCACGGGCAAGGCAATAATGTAGCATATCGATTATTGTCAAGGCGGTGGCTGGATCCTTGTCATCTGAAAAATAAAGAACGTGAAGCTTTTTGCTGTGAATAATGTTATTTGTCATCTGAAAAATAAAGAACGTGAAGCTTTTTGCTGTGAATAATGTTATTTCCGGAGAGATGAGGATGCAAAGTAATGAACCTGGGATGTCGAAAATTTGTTTTGTTGGAGAGATGCCCAACAACTCTCCTAAATGAACTCTTATTTTCGCACGATCAGAAAGTGAGAGTAAATCTCCGTGTGTGATTACTACAACAGGCTTATCATCTGAGGCATAAAAAGAACAAATGCATTAACATCCCAAATTGAAGAAAGCGAGCGAGTCTTGAAATGGATACCTTTGAATGATAAGAATGGGTTGTTGAAAGTTGTATCTATCATTTGAGTGTATCCATTATTAGTTCCATCGTCACTCCCCATTGCTTCTAAAATGGAAATCCCATCAACAACAAATATGACGAAGTTAATTGCTCTGACTTGACCACGACAACTCTGTCGAGCCTTAAACTTCAATTGAGCTTTTACATACAAACTATCAGATTTCCtatcaagaaaaaaaattgacaaTATAACTCAAATATTGCAAATTGAAagtcaaataatttttaaaaaattatacaaatttagACATAACCTTGTCACAAGTTCTCCATGATGGACACCCTTGGTCATCCAACCCTCTAACACATTCGCGTTTTCAGATGAATCATCAGACAAACTACGAGAATCATACAAGCAAAACGAACCAAAACCAGCCGGGATAATGTATTCATGGAGGAAATAGGTTCCATCTGCCCTAGAAGAATTATCTGTTTGAAGTCAATGATGGCCAAATATCGCTGTTCATTGATGTTGAAGAGCCTTAATATTAGTGGATACACTTTACATagcaaagaaaaagaaatggtACTCGTACAAGATGCTTGTGCGCGTTCTGATGCAAAAACACTATCCTCAAGAACACCGGAAATTTTGTTGACCAGACTGCTCTTTCCAGAACCCTTTGGTCCTATTAACAAGAGTGACGTGATTTTTGGGATGCTATAATCCTTCAAGCACATGCCACCTGCATTTTCAACCCACGAACCTGGGGTGTAGCTGTAAGGTATATGCCACCAGGTAAGTTCACTTGAGCTAAAATTACAAATAAATGCTATCATGAGCACAGGGGGACAGTTGTATACGACTTTGCGCGTATGCAGGGAGGTAGTTAATCTTGTAGGACAAGTATCTGGATTCTGAGTTAACTAGTGTCAGGAAGCGAAAAATATTGTCTGAGAACAATTCATAGCAGCCTTAGTCATATATATGTCCAACTTAACAAAGTAGTTTTTCCGAATGTTTTTTGGACAAGTCCTTAATGGAAACGGATCACTAAAATGTTGGGGTTATGTAGTATGTACCAAAGTTGTAAGACACTGTCAATATCACAACAAAATTTACTTAAAGCAACATAGTTAAATTTTAGCAGGATCTAACCATCTCAAATTGAGGCAGCACCGAGCTAAAAGAAATAATGAAGTTATGAACCTATATGGTCTATCAGAGACCAATCTACCAATTTTTGGGACATGGAAGAGGTAATTTCTAAAATCCAAACATCGTCTCACGTACATACTCTTACCTCGAACATTTTGCCAAACACTTGAAACATATATTAATACACTTTCAAAAATCTATCGAGTACAAACTCTATTCATCCTACTTAGCCAAGGTCCAAAAATTTCCAATCCTATGACACAAAACAGATACTCTTTTCTAGCCACcggaaaaaaa contains:
- the LOC140830887 gene encoding uncharacterized protein isoform X1, whose protein sequence is MYIYMFLLNKQLMMKMILHHCDEQIALKDVPSLQNYDLSMLVHDSIIAIFGADIGQIGDLTGLIGLDGIAPRAKESFHLNCDKDFKNLFMAYEVFGDASLHLRVRLLHNTFEDHDQPNYVEVCVQHELMNADFKNDELTVDVVEIEEELCCWSDNSVSNETNEKRLIDTEKKFESEGDEDDSDYNSDCDRFLSSDDEVETLMAKLSDKMHGDVFETEKNGIIEFEVGQIFKDVEHFKSVLEDYKVQEGFRMKRIHNTRNMQTAKCKTDGCPWRIHASKWIDGVTFKIKTYGGPHTCVMQCRDKSATSKWIAKKYEKQLKSAQGMTVGDLGSALIDDYGVHVDVCKLHRARKKVTKKYMGDHEVSYNKLPKYAKFLRKYNSGVTCKILCEGLDLCNPNCNPIFKRFFVSFVAQREGFVNGCRPFIGVDGCVLKNPFGGQLLCAVTLDANSSIFPIAVMISEGENQDSWEYFLDCLHWHLGDERYLTFMSDRQKGLINAIKKIYPNAKHRYCAWHRYNNFKSLFPGPKFRNKFWAAVKATNVFDFKDIMDEIKQENTAAWNWLMQEEPFSLVKTCF
- the LOC140830887 gene encoding uncharacterized protein isoform X2, with product MMKMILHHCDEQIALKDVPSLQNYDLSMLVHDSIIAIFGADIGQIGDLTGLIGLDGIAPRAKESFHLNCDKDFKNLFMAYEVFGDASLHLRVRLLHNTFEDHDQPNYVEVCVQHELMNADFKNDELTVDVVEIEEELCCWSDNSVSNETNEKRLIDTEKKFESEGDEDDSDYNSDCDRFLSSDDEVETLMAKLSDKMHGDVFETEKNGIIEFEVGQIFKDVEHFKSVLEDYKVQEGFRMKRIHNTRNMQTAKCKTDGCPWRIHASKWIDGVTFKIKTYGGPHTCVMQCRDKSATSKWIAKKYEKQLKSAQGMTVGDLGSALIDDYGVHVDVCKLHRARKKVTKKYMGDHEVSYNKLPKYAKFLRKYNSGVTCKILCEGLDLCNPNCNPIFKRFFVSFVAQREGFVNGCRPFIGVDGCVLKNPFGGQLLCAVTLDANSSIFPIAVMISEGENQDSWEYFLDCLHWHLGDERYLTFMSDRQKGLINAIKKIYPNAKHRYCAWHRYNNFKSLFPGPKFRNKFWAAVKATNVFDFKDIMDEIKQENTAAWNWLMQEEPFSLVKTCF
- the LOC140830888 gene encoding uncharacterized protein isoform X4, with translation MGGENFLPPFSSTEDESSVGHDFSRVSLKSYCSSGEEGLNADRLNGESGLHFEEFSEVGYRNFSERQRCKAYADVLRSYEDLRSRVERFAEAKLKILSYTPGSWVENAGGMCLKDYSIPKITSLLLIGPKGSGKSSLVNKISGVLEDSVFASERAQASYGTYFLHEYIIPAGFGSFCLYDSRSLSDDSSENANVLEGWMTKGVHHGELVTRKSDSLYVKAQLKFKARQSCRGQVRAINFVIFVVDGISILEAMGSDDGTNNGYTQMIDTTFNNPFLSFKDDKPVVVITHGDLLSLSDRAKIRVHLGELLGISPTKQIFDIPDDKDPATALTIIDMLHYCLARADRNLPGNDLYMSKMYNKSLLFARRVLLVVLVMAILLQVLVSIIGGATKTKTTTPTSSKLDVDWHKIRYLWLGDDY
- the LOC140830888 gene encoding uncharacterized protein isoform X3 produces the protein MGGENFLPPFSSTEDESSVGHDFSRVKSDCSSGEEGLNADRLNGESGLHFEEFSEVGYRNFSERQRCKAYADVLRSYEDLRSRVERFAEAKLKILSYTPGSWVENAGGMCLKDYSIPKITSLLLIGPKGSGKSSLVNKISGVLEDSVFASERAQASCTNNSSRADGTYFLHEYIIPAGFGSFCLYDSRSLSDDSSENANVLEGWMTKGVHHGELVTRKSDSLYVKAQLKFKARQSCRGQVRAINFVIFVVDGISILEAMGSDDGTNNGYTQMIDTTFNNPFLSFKDDKPVVVITHGDLLSLSDRAKIRVHLGELLGISPTKQIFDIPDDKDPATALTIIDMLHYCLARADRNLPGNDLYMSKMYNKSLLFARRVLLVVLVMAILLQVLVSIIGGATKTKTTTPTSSKLDVDWHKIRYLWLGDDY
- the LOC140830888 gene encoding uncharacterized protein isoform X2, which gives rise to MGGENFLPPFSSTEDESSVGHDFSRVSLKSYCSSGEEGLNADRLNGESGLHFEEFSEVGYRNFSERQRCKAYADVLRSYEDLRSRVERFAEAKLKILSYTPGSWVENAGGMCLKDYSIPKITSLLLIGPKGSGKSSLVNKISGVLEDSVFASERAQASYNSSRADGTYFLHEYIIPAGFGSFCLYDSRSLSDDSSENANVLEGWMTKGVHHGELVTRKSDSLYVKAQLKFKARQSCRGQVRAINFVIFVVDGISILEAMGSDDGTNNGYTQMIDTTFNNPFLSFKDDKPVVVITHGDLLSLSDRAKIRVHLGELLGISPTKQIFDIPDDKDPATALTIIDMLHYCLARADRNLPGNDLYMSKMYNKSLLFARRVLLVVLVMAILLQVLVSIIGGATKTKTTTPTSSKLDVDWHKIRYLWLGDDY
- the LOC140830888 gene encoding uncharacterized protein isoform X1 encodes the protein MGGENFLPPFSSTEDESSVGHDFSRVSLKSYCSSGEEGLNADRLNGESGLHFEEFSEVGYRNFSERQRCKAYADVLRSYEDLRSRVERFAEAKLKILSYTPGSWVENAGGMCLKDYSIPKITSLLLIGPKGSGKSSLVNKISGVLEDSVFASERAQASCTNNSSRADGTYFLHEYIIPAGFGSFCLYDSRSLSDDSSENANVLEGWMTKGVHHGELVTRKSDSLYVKAQLKFKARQSCRGQVRAINFVIFVVDGISILEAMGSDDGTNNGYTQMIDTTFNNPFLSFKDDKPVVVITHGDLLSLSDRAKIRVHLGELLGISPTKQIFDIPDDKDPATALTIIDMLHYCLARADRNLPGNDLYMSKMYNKSLLFARRVLLVVLVMAILLQVLVSIIGGATKTKTTTPTSSKLDVDWHKIRYLWLGDDY